A genome region from Flavobacteriales bacterium TMED191 includes the following:
- a CDS encoding 50S ribosomal protein L28 gives NINLIKKRFFVPSEEKWITLKVTTSTLKTIDKKGISEVLRIAKDKGLL, from the coding sequence AATATAAATCTTATTAAAAAAAGATTTTTTGTCCCCTCTGAGGAAAAGTGGATAACTTTAAAAGTTACAACGTCTACATTAAAAACAATTGATAAAAAAGGTATTTCGGAAGTTTTAAGAATTGCCAAAGATAAAGGTTTGTTATAA
- a CDS encoding M1 family peptidase, producing the protein MPKIKVCYNFSPSPQLQMLFYRIIIFISFISFAQEELLDSSRFCYDYKYSHLTVEFFLNNQEIIGANLMEFEKKCKIDTFNLDLAENMIVDSIFILNQKVDFIRKKNSVLIPNSFKEIDNFVINVFYNGKPQIAKKPPWDGGFVWSKDSNNLNWVGVACQMDGASIWWPTKDDLADEPDSLRMTFIVKKPYLVVANGQLEIVNDYSDKRSFSWLVKNPINSYNVTFNIAQYRHFNDTLVGELGNLSMDYYVLDEHFELAQQHFVQVDSVIHIFEEQFGPYPFYEDGYKLVETPYLGMEHQSCIAYGNKYMKGYLGNYPEDIDFDFIIIHETAHEWWGNSISMKSERDMWIHESFATYAEALYVENFYDYNKMLVYLNFQKQRIKNNHPIVSSLHFDTDMYYKGSWVLHTLRTILRDDLKWFNILRGLQLTFYHQNVNTEEVIDYIKAHVEYDLDAFFDQYLFNNQIPVLEYSIKKRKSKYFLKFRWNDVQVNFNMPLLVQLQPNISEWIYPNTKWQEIDLENDIDTLYVENDLFLINVLKVK; encoded by the coding sequence TTGCCAAAGATAAAGGTTTGTTATAATTTTTCTCCATCCCCTCAATTACAAATGCTGTTTTACAGGATTATTATATTTATATCATTTATTTCTTTTGCTCAAGAAGAGCTTCTTGATAGCTCTCGCTTTTGTTATGATTACAAGTATTCTCATCTTACTGTCGAGTTTTTTTTAAATAATCAGGAAATTATTGGTGCTAACTTAATGGAGTTTGAAAAAAAATGTAAGATTGATACATTTAATTTAGATTTAGCAGAAAATATGATAGTAGATAGTATTTTTATCCTAAATCAAAAAGTAGATTTTATTCGAAAAAAAAACTCAGTCTTAATTCCTAACTCCTTCAAGGAAATAGATAATTTTGTTATTAATGTATTCTATAATGGAAAGCCCCAAATTGCTAAGAAACCTCCCTGGGATGGTGGATTTGTTTGGTCCAAAGATTCAAATAATTTAAACTGGGTAGGGGTTGCTTGTCAAATGGATGGTGCTAGTATTTGGTGGCCAACAAAGGATGACTTAGCTGATGAGCCAGATAGTTTGCGCATGACTTTTATAGTGAAAAAGCCATATTTAGTTGTTGCTAATGGTCAATTAGAGATTGTTAATGATTATTCAGACAAAAGATCTTTTTCTTGGTTAGTAAAAAATCCAATTAATTCTTATAATGTGACTTTTAATATTGCTCAGTATCGTCATTTTAATGACACTCTAGTAGGTGAGTTGGGTAATTTATCCATGGATTATTATGTTTTAGATGAACATTTTGAATTAGCACAACAACATTTTGTTCAGGTAGATTCTGTAATACATATTTTTGAAGAGCAATTTGGTCCATATCCATTTTATGAAGATGGTTATAAATTGGTTGAAACTCCTTATTTGGGTATGGAACATCAAAGTTGTATTGCATATGGAAATAAATATATGAAAGGTTATTTAGGAAACTATCCTGAAGATATAGATTTTGATTTTATTATTATTCATGAAACAGCTCATGAATGGTGGGGGAATAGTATAAGTATGAAGTCGGAAAGAGATATGTGGATTCATGAGTCGTTTGCAACATATGCAGAAGCATTGTATGTTGAAAATTTTTATGATTACAATAAAATGCTTGTTTATTTAAATTTTCAAAAACAACGTATTAAAAATAATCACCCAATTGTGAGTAGTTTACATTTTGATACTGATATGTATTATAAAGGTAGTTGGGTATTGCATACACTGAGAACAATTTTAAGAGATGATTTAAAATGGTTTAATATATTAAGGGGGCTACAATTAACTTTTTATCATCAAAATGTAAATACAGAAGAAGTTATTGATTATATCAAAGCACATGTTGAATATGATTTAGATGCTTTTTTTGACCAATATCTTTTTAATAATCAGATACCAGTACTAGAATATTCAATTAAAAAGAGAAAAAGTAAATATTTTTTAAAATTTAGATGGAATGATGTGCAGGTTAATTTTAATATGCCTTTGTTAGTACAACTACAGCCAAATATTAGCGAATGGATTTATCCTAATACAAAATGGCAAGAAATAGATTTAGAAAATGATATAGACACTTTATATGTTGAGAATGATTTGTTTTTAATTAATGTTTTAAAAGTTAAATAG
- the rpmG gene encoding 50S ribosomal protein L33, with protein MAKKGNRVQVILECTEHKTSGMSGTSRYISTKNKKNTPDRLEMKKFNPVLKKYTIHKEIK; from the coding sequence ATGGCAAAAAAAGGTAATAGAGTTCAAGTAATATTAGAATGCACGGAGCACAAAACAAGTGGAATGTCTGGAACTTCAAGATATATATCTACTAAAAATAAGAAAAATACTCCCGATCGCTTAGAAATGAAAAAGTTTAATCCTGTATTAAAAAAATATACTATTCATAAGGAAATAAAATAA
- a CDS encoding DUF4295 domain-containing protein, whose translation MAKKVVATLQKGGGKGYTKAIKMIRSDKTGAYVFKEKIVLKEDVTSFLQDK comes from the coding sequence ATGGCTAAAAAAGTAGTTGCAACATTACAAAAAGGCGGAGGAAAGGGGTATACCAAAGCTATAAAAATGATTCGTTCAGATAAGACTGGGGCGTATGTTTTTAAGGAAAAAATTGTTTTAAAAGAAGATGTTACTTCTTTTTTACAAGACAAATAA
- the ftsY gene encoding signal recognition particle-docking protein FtsY → MSKSNISNNSLIDNSDSQKSKLDKSLDKTRDGFFGKMKLFFTGKNKVDDTFLDQLEEMLITSDVGVKTTIKIIDLVETFVAKNKYVNQEELKIILKNQIIGLLNVNQKSDNTENTKPYVILFVGVNGVGKTTTIAKLANFFKTQGKSVLIGAADTFRAAAIDQIDKWANQINVPIVKQKMGSDPAAVAYDTIQSAIASNIDYVIIDTAGRLHNKINLMSELEKISSAIGKLTHSAPHEVVLALDASTGQNALEQAKQFLKATNVTHLAITKLDGTAKGGVVISICDQLSIPIKYIGVGEKIEDIQLFNKMEFVESLFK, encoded by the coding sequence ATGTCGAAATCTAATATCTCGAATAATTCACTAATAGATAATAGTGATTCACAAAAGTCAAAGCTAGATAAGTCTTTAGATAAAACAAGAGATGGCTTCTTTGGTAAAATGAAATTGTTTTTCACAGGTAAAAACAAGGTTGATGATACATTTTTAGATCAACTTGAAGAAATGTTAATTACATCTGATGTTGGAGTTAAGACTACTATTAAAATTATTGATTTGGTTGAAACATTTGTTGCAAAAAACAAGTATGTCAATCAGGAGGAATTAAAGATTATTTTAAAAAATCAAATTATTGGTTTATTAAATGTAAATCAAAAGTCTGATAATACTGAGAACACTAAACCCTATGTTATTTTGTTTGTTGGTGTAAATGGTGTTGGAAAAACTACTACTATAGCAAAACTTGCAAATTTTTTTAAAACTCAAGGTAAAAGCGTATTAATTGGGGCTGCAGATACTTTTCGTGCTGCTGCAATTGATCAGATTGATAAATGGGCTAATCAAATTAACGTCCCTATTGTTAAACAAAAAATGGGTTCAGACCCAGCTGCTGTAGCATATGATACAATTCAATCTGCTATCGCATCAAATATTGACTATGTAATTATTGATACTGCTGGAAGACTACATAATAAAATTAACCTTATGTCTGAATTAGAAAAAATTTCTTCAGCCATTGGCAAGTTAACTCATTCTGCTCCTCATGAAGTGGTGTTAGCTTTAGATGCTTCTACAGGACAAAATGCATTGGAACAAGCTAAACAATTTCTTAAAGCTACAAATGTTACTCACTTAGCAATAACAAAGTTAGATGGTACAGCTAAGGGAGGTGTTGTTATTTCCATTTGTGATCAATTAAGTATTCCAATCAAATATATTGGGGTCGGTGAAAAGATTGAAGACATTCAATTATTTAATAAAATGGAATTTGTAGAATCATTATTTAAATAA
- the bshC gene encoding bacillithiol biosynthesis cysteine-adding enzyme BshC, translated as MLTKKSSLSFSETNLFSPIILDFIKSDSKLLSFIDCFPNIDSLKNKLKKINFESREVLVNTVRKQYNNTSFLAGRSKDVDDNINLLLDSKTFTICTGHQLNIFISPLFLIYKITSLIAYANYLDEHIPNHRFVPCFWMATEDHDFKEINELSIYNKKYSWNLQTKNAVGNLSTHSMKDLLSDLKKVLDQSEHGRDLYNIYYHAYTANSNYADATRSIINSLFGDYGLVVVDGNCMAQKQLFSNDMKEEITTNYIFKNILDSNLSMRSIYKPMINPLKSNLFYLHNNIRSKILYNNNEYKSLCHNKEWTKKELLNEIENYPNRFSPNVFMRTLYQQSILPNVLYLGGPSEIAYWLQLLSLFNSKGKLFPVLDLRSFFIILSKSILNFYKKHNLNDADIFIDYHLKIKKIIKNISNHDDLKLKKDINDLLEIIEKKISKIHNFPLNSFRVFEKRVNNSLLQLESKIIKFEKNNNKNVLDQLSSLEQKIFTNNNPQEKSYSFIPYFIKYGPAFFNLLIEESLIFDNKYIILKENS; from the coding sequence ATGTTAACAAAAAAAAGTTCCCTTTCTTTTTCTGAAACAAATTTATTTTCTCCTATAATTTTAGATTTTATCAAAAGTGATTCAAAATTATTATCATTTATTGATTGTTTTCCTAATATTGATTCATTAAAAAATAAATTAAAAAAAATCAATTTTGAGTCCAGAGAGGTTTTAGTAAACACTGTACGTAAACAATATAATAACACTTCTTTTTTAGCTGGAAGGTCAAAAGATGTGGATGATAATATTAATCTTTTATTAGATTCAAAAACATTTACTATTTGTACAGGTCATCAATTAAATATTTTTATTTCTCCACTTTTTTTAATATATAAAATAACTTCTCTAATTGCTTATGCAAATTATTTAGATGAGCATATTCCAAATCATAGATTTGTTCCTTGTTTTTGGATGGCAACAGAAGATCATGATTTTAAAGAGATTAACGAGTTGTCAATTTACAATAAAAAATATAGTTGGAATTTACAAACTAAGAACGCAGTAGGTAATTTGTCTACTCATTCGATGAAAGATTTATTAAGTGATTTAAAAAAGGTATTAGATCAATCTGAACATGGAAGGGATTTGTATAATATTTATTATCACGCATATACTGCCAATTCTAATTATGCGGATGCAACTAGGTCAATAATAAATTCTCTTTTTGGCGATTATGGTTTGGTTGTTGTTGATGGTAACTGCATGGCTCAGAAACAACTTTTTTCTAATGATATGAAGGAAGAAATTACAACTAATTACATATTTAAAAACATTCTAGACTCCAATTTGAGTATGCGTTCTATCTATAAGCCGATGATTAATCCTTTAAAATCAAATTTGTTTTATTTACATAATAATATTAGATCAAAGATTTTATATAATAATAACGAGTATAAATCCTTATGTCATAATAAGGAGTGGACAAAAAAAGAATTATTAAATGAAATTGAAAACTATCCAAATAGATTTAGTCCTAATGTATTTATGAGAACATTATATCAGCAAAGTATATTGCCAAATGTTTTATACCTTGGTGGGCCTTCTGAGATTGCTTATTGGTTGCAATTATTAAGTTTATTTAATTCCAAAGGTAAATTATTTCCTGTTTTAGATCTTCGTTCCTTTTTTATAATTTTATCTAAAAGTATTTTAAATTTTTACAAAAAACATAATTTAAATGATGCAGATATATTTATCGATTATCATTTAAAAATTAAAAAAATTATTAAAAATATATCAAATCACGATGATCTTAAATTAAAAAAAGATATAAATGATTTATTAGAAATAATTGAAAAAAAAATTAGTAAAATTCACAATTTCCCATTGAATTCATTTAGAGTTTTTGAAAAAAGGGTTAATAATTCATTATTACAACTAGAGTCCAAAATAATAAAATTCGAAAAAAACAATAATAAAAATGTCCTTGATCAACTTTCTTCTTTAGAGCAAAAAATTTTCACTAATAATAATCCACAGGAAAAATCATATAGTTTTATTCCTTACTTTATAAAATATGGTCCAGCATTTTTTAATTTATTAATAGAAGAAAGTTTAATATTTGATAATAAATATATTATATTAAAAGAAAACAGCTGA
- a CDS encoding glutamine-hydrolyzing GMP synthase, which produces MKEVLLIIDFGSQYTQLIARRVRELNVCSEIIPYNKFSILQKNIKGVILSGSPSSVKDSLSPKINLSLIRRKVPLLSLCYGAQLIANELGGDVVASENREYGRSNLLVLSNHEIFNDVKNDSIVWMSHGDTIKKLPDNCELLASTDDVKIAAFAIKNEHTLGFQFHPEVYHSQYGKEMLSNFISLCGFSQNWTSESFIDLTINQLKMKIKNQKVLMALSGGVDSTVAAFLLHKAIGDNLQCVFVDNGLLRKNEFKEVLDGYKNMGFNISGVDASNKFLINLSGVSDPEQKRKIIGATFIDVFDKCAINFKDVVWLGQGTIYPDVIESISGTGGPSETIKSHHNVGGLPERMNLKIVEPLKTLFKDEVRKVGLALGINKSIINRHPFPGPGLAIRIMGDITLEKVNILKEVDSIFINALKDYNLYHKVWQAGAILLGDSSVGVMGDGRTYEKVVALRAVESTDGMTADWVHLPYDFLSKVSNLIINKVNGVNRVVYDISSKPPATIEWE; this is translated from the coding sequence ATGAAAGAAGTTTTATTAATCATTGATTTTGGTTCTCAGTATACTCAACTTATTGCTAGACGGGTTAGAGAACTCAATGTTTGTTCAGAAATTATTCCATATAATAAATTTTCTATACTACAAAAAAATATTAAAGGTGTAATACTCTCTGGAAGTCCTTCATCAGTCAAAGATTCTCTTTCACCCAAGATTAATTTATCATTAATTAGGAGAAAGGTGCCACTTCTTTCACTTTGTTATGGAGCTCAGTTAATTGCAAACGAATTAGGAGGTGATGTGGTTGCTTCTGAAAATAGAGAATACGGCCGATCTAATTTATTAGTACTTTCTAATCATGAAATATTTAACGATGTAAAAAATGATTCTATTGTTTGGATGTCTCACGGCGATACAATTAAAAAACTTCCGGATAACTGCGAATTACTAGCTAGTACTGATGATGTAAAAATAGCTGCTTTTGCTATTAAAAATGAACATACTTTGGGTTTTCAATTTCATCCAGAAGTTTATCATTCTCAATACGGTAAAGAAATGTTATCAAATTTTATTTCACTTTGTGGTTTTAGTCAAAATTGGACCTCCGAATCTTTTATTGATTTAACAATAAATCAATTAAAAATGAAAATCAAGAATCAAAAGGTTTTAATGGCTTTGTCTGGTGGAGTAGACTCAACTGTTGCAGCTTTTTTATTGCATAAAGCAATTGGTGATAATCTACAATGCGTTTTTGTTGATAATGGTTTGTTGAGAAAAAATGAATTTAAAGAAGTTTTAGATGGATATAAAAACATGGGGTTTAATATTAGTGGAGTTGATGCTTCGAATAAATTTTTAATAAATTTATCTGGTGTATCTGACCCTGAACAAAAGAGAAAAATTATAGGTGCTACTTTTATTGATGTTTTTGATAAATGTGCTATTAATTTTAAAGATGTTGTTTGGTTAGGCCAGGGCACAATTTACCCTGATGTTATAGAATCTATTTCTGGTACTGGTGGTCCCTCTGAAACAATTAAGTCTCATCATAATGTTGGTGGTCTGCCTGAAAGAATGAATTTGAAGATTGTCGAGCCTCTCAAGACGTTATTTAAAGACGAGGTTAGAAAAGTAGGATTAGCGCTTGGAATTAATAAATCTATTATTAATAGACATCCTTTTCCTGGACCAGGATTAGCTATTAGGATAATGGGTGACATCACATTAGAAAAAGTAAATATTTTAAAAGAGGTTGATAGTATTTTTATTAATGCATTAAAGGATTACAATTTATATCATAAAGTGTGGCAAGCAGGTGCTATTTTATTAGGTGATAGTAGTGTTGGTGTAATGGGGGACGGGAGAACTTATGAGAAGGTAGTTGCTTTAAGAGCCGTTGAGTCAACTGATGGAATGACAGCAGATTGGGTGCATTTGCCTTATGATTTTTTATCAAAAGTATCTAATTTAATTATTAACAAGGTAAATGGAGTTAATCGAGTGGTTTACGATATTAGTTCCAAGCCTCCAGCTACAATAGAATGGGAATAA
- a CDS encoding DNA translocase FtsK, which translates to MSKYKNSLKLIISLTCITLILSLVLAINSYWSNGLMDQSEIIIKNVNFINTQNTIGSLGAIISEFLIRIFGVSTYFLILLICFVLIKTLFKSKNINLFQITTIHIFLIIWTCLTCSLLTNKIFSGKLGLSMSNTITPFIGKIGTIIFLLLTLLIAIILIFNIQKEHFYKLKQVTIMMLRFWNKKNTNPDNIIKENTSTKTTSTIKKSSVNETQNIAKELTSPGIIIEEIKEEDILNENTGDINKLEKKKIQYNFPNLEILTEYTENKISINEIEVETNKKLIEETLKDFKIDVVVKRATVGPTITLYEIIPDQGVKISKIKNLENDIALRIKAVGVRIIAPLPGKGTVGIEVPNQNPTIVSMKDVIASEKFQNSKFELPIALGKTISNETFVMDLTKMPHLLIAGATGQGKSVGLNAILCSILFKKHPNDVKFILVDPKKVELTLYNKIEKHFLAKLSDNSESIITDTKSVVKTLKSLCLEMDNRYELLKKAEVRNIQEYNIKYKQGKLSNNEDHQFLPYLILVIDEFADLIMTAGKEIEIPIARLAQLSRAIGIHLIIATQRPTTNIITGTIKANFPTRIAFRVIQGIDSKTILDTVGANQLIGRGDMLISTGSSLSRIQCAFIDTPEVEKLTNFIGSQNTQMNSFSLPEEGHKDNIPNEKNTDDRDPLFREAALLIVMHQQGSTSMIQRKLKLGYNRAGRIIDQLEYAGVIGPLEGSKGRKVLVENEEELNQII; encoded by the coding sequence ATGTCTAAATATAAAAACTCCTTAAAACTTATAATTAGTCTAACTTGTATAACCTTAATACTTTCATTAGTACTTGCTATTAATTCATACTGGTCAAATGGGCTGATGGATCAAAGTGAAATTATTATAAAAAATGTAAATTTTATAAACACTCAAAACACAATAGGAAGTTTAGGAGCGATTATAAGTGAATTCCTTATTCGAATATTTGGTGTTAGTACATATTTTTTAATTCTTTTAATATGTTTTGTACTTATAAAGACATTATTTAAATCAAAAAATATTAATCTCTTTCAAATTACTACAATACATATTTTTTTGATTATTTGGACGTGTTTGACATGTAGTTTACTTACTAATAAGATATTTTCAGGTAAATTAGGTTTAAGCATGTCAAATACTATAACACCTTTTATTGGTAAAATTGGCACAATTATATTCTTATTATTAACACTTTTAATCGCAATTATCTTAATCTTTAATATTCAAAAAGAACATTTCTATAAACTTAAACAAGTTACTATTATGATGTTACGTTTTTGGAATAAAAAAAATACTAATCCAGATAATATTATTAAAGAAAATACTAGTACAAAAACAACAAGTACCATTAAAAAATCAAGTGTAAATGAAACTCAAAATATAGCAAAAGAGTTAACATCACCAGGTATTATTATTGAGGAAATAAAAGAAGAGGATATATTAAATGAAAATACTGGGGACATAAATAAACTAGAAAAAAAGAAGATTCAATATAATTTTCCAAATTTAGAAATACTTACGGAGTATACCGAAAATAAAATTTCAATTAATGAAATAGAGGTGGAAACTAATAAAAAACTTATTGAAGAGACATTAAAAGATTTTAAAATTGATGTAGTTGTGAAACGAGCTACTGTTGGACCTACTATTACTTTATATGAAATTATTCCAGATCAAGGTGTAAAAATTTCAAAAATAAAAAATTTAGAAAATGATATTGCTCTTCGCATTAAAGCAGTTGGAGTAAGAATAATTGCTCCCTTACCTGGTAAAGGTACTGTTGGAATAGAAGTTCCAAATCAAAATCCAACAATTGTTTCAATGAAAGATGTAATTGCTTCGGAAAAATTTCAAAATTCAAAATTTGAACTACCAATTGCTTTAGGTAAAACAATTTCAAATGAGACATTTGTTATGGATTTAACAAAAATGCCGCACTTATTAATTGCAGGTGCAACTGGACAGGGTAAATCTGTTGGTCTTAATGCAATACTTTGTTCCATTTTATTTAAAAAGCATCCTAATGATGTTAAATTTATTTTAGTTGATCCTAAAAAAGTAGAATTAACTTTATATAATAAAATTGAAAAACATTTTTTAGCAAAATTATCAGACAATAGTGAATCAATTATAACAGACACAAAAAGTGTTGTAAAAACACTAAAATCATTGTGTCTGGAAATGGATAATCGATATGAACTTCTCAAAAAAGCAGAAGTACGAAATATCCAAGAGTATAACATCAAATATAAACAAGGAAAACTTTCTAATAATGAAGACCATCAATTTTTACCCTATCTAATACTGGTTATTGATGAATTTGCAGATTTAATTATGACTGCTGGCAAAGAAATTGAAATACCTATTGCAAGACTTGCACAATTATCACGTGCAATAGGTATTCACTTAATTATTGCTACTCAAAGACCTACAACAAATATCATTACAGGAACAATTAAAGCAAATTTTCCAACACGAATTGCATTTAGAGTTATACAGGGAATCGATAGTAAAACAATTTTAGATACGGTTGGAGCTAATCAACTAATTGGAAGAGGCGACATGCTAATATCAACAGGTAGTAGTTTGTCAAGAATTCAGTGCGCATTTATTGACACACCAGAAGTTGAAAAACTCACTAATTTTATTGGCTCACAAAACACTCAAATGAATTCATTTTCACTACCTGAAGAAGGTCATAAAGACAACATACCAAATGAAAAAAATACCGATGACAGAGACCCTTTATTTAGAGAAGCTGCTTTATTAATTGTTATGCATCAACAAGGTTCAACATCAATGATTCAAAGAAAATTAAAACTTGGATATAACAGAGCTGGTAGAATTATTGATCAATTGGAATACGCAGGTGTAATCGGTCCACTAGAAGGCAGTAAAGGACGTAAAGTTTTAGTAGAAAATGAAGAAGAATTAAATCAAATAATATGA
- a CDS encoding enoyl-CoA hydratase/isomerase family protein, which produces MHQKQKYIKLKTFDLNNQAQYLNIILNRPEKRNALNPQMISEIISAFDEHEKLKKTKLILISSSSSVFCAGADLQYLKKLQNYSYQENLNDSYHLMSLYKKMLKYPKLIISKVCGPAIAGGCGLINASDLVFATKNSKFSYPEVKLGFIPALVSTFLLTKIKGSDARELLLTGKLIDAIYAEKIGLINKICELENIDNEIIKFIEKIVKETSLNSVKETKEMLYQLMDLDKKLEKAAKLNAKSRESEDFTKGITNFLVKNKINWAKQ; this is translated from the coding sequence ATGCATCAAAAACAGAAATACATCAAATTAAAAACGTTTGATTTAAATAATCAAGCTCAATATCTTAATATTATTCTTAATAGACCTGAGAAAAGAAATGCATTAAATCCACAAATGATTTCTGAAATAATATCTGCATTTGATGAACACGAAAAATTAAAAAAAACAAAATTAATTCTAATAAGTTCTTCATCATCTGTTTTTTGCGCTGGAGCTGATTTACAGTACTTAAAGAAGTTACAAAACTACTCATATCAAGAAAACTTAAATGACTCTTATCATCTTATGAGTTTATATAAAAAAATGTTAAAATATCCAAAATTGATAATTTCAAAAGTTTGTGGACCAGCAATAGCGGGTGGTTGTGGTCTTATAAATGCATCTGACTTAGTGTTTGCAACTAAAAATAGTAAATTTAGTTACCCAGAAGTTAAATTGGGCTTTATACCTGCATTAGTTAGTACATTTTTATTGACAAAAATAAAAGGATCTGATGCAAGAGAATTATTATTAACTGGTAAATTAATTGACGCAATTTACGCAGAAAAAATCGGATTAATTAATAAAATTTGTGAGTTAGAAAATATAGATAATGAAATAATAAAATTTATCGAAAAGATTGTAAAAGAAACATCACTAAATTCTGTTAAAGAAACAAAAGAAATGCTTTATCAACTAATGGATTTAGATAAAAAACTAGAAAAAGCTGCCAAATTAAATGCTAAAAGTAGAGAAAGTGAAGATTTCACAAAAGGAATAACAAACTTTTTAGTGAAAAATAAAATAAATTGGGCTAAACAATAA